Part of the Thermus aquaticus genome, GGAGGGCCTCCTCCAGGGCCACCGCCCCTTCCCTCGGGGGCAGGGCGAGGCCCAGGTGGTAGAGGGTGAGGGGGGTCTGGGCCCTCCGGGCGGCCTCCAGGGCCAGGGCCCGGTACCCTCCCCAGTCCCCCTTGCGGCCCTCCAGGAAGCCCAGGAGGGCCAGGCGCTCCGCCTCGGGGAGGCCTTCTTGGGGGGTTTGGAGGAGGGCCAGGGCCTCCCGGTCCTTTCCCCCCTCCAGGAGGCGGAGGGCGATGGGGAGGCGGGATGGGTCCATAGGACCAGCCTAACGGCCCGCCCCAGGGCCCGCGGGCCATGGGCACCCGTACCCCCTACCTATGCCAGCTCCCTGCACGGCCCCTTGCGTCCCGGAGCTATTCGTCAAAGCCCAGGGCCCGGAGGTAGCGCTTCACCAGGTAGTAGGGCTTGCGGGCCAGGTAGTCCTTGCCCTGCTCCACCCGCAAGACCCAGTGGGGCCGGAGGCCCAGCATCCGGGCGAACCGGGTGGCGGAGACTCCCAGGGTCTCCCGCCTGCGCTTGAGCTCGGCGATGAACTCCTCATCAAAGAGGAGTTCCTCCGTGATCTTGACCTTGCCCTCGAACTTTCCTCCCATGGCGTTCTCCCCCTTCTCCTTGGTCCTGTGACGACTCCTCGGACTGAAGTCCGAGGCTTCTCGGTTCCCAAGATACGGGCTTCGCCCGTGACCACGGGACGGCCCACGCCGTACCCATCCCCGAAGGCCCCGTCCAGGCCCTTGCCAGAACATTCAGCGCGGCGGCCACATCCCGATGCAGGGGAGTCCCACAACCCGGACAGGTAAATTCCCTCACCCAGAGGGGACGCTTTTCCCGGTGGCCGCACACTGGACAGTCCTGGCTTGTATGTTGGGGGTCTACCCCCACGACCCGCCTACCAGCTTCTTCCGCTTTGTAGGCGAGGATTTGGAGAAACTGCGCCCAACCCGCATCCAGAACTCCTTTGGATAGACGGGAGCGGGATAGGGCTTGGATGTTCAGATTCTCGTGAACGATGGTCGTGTAAGGAATTATGTGTAGGAGTTTGTGTATAAAAGGGGGGTACCAGGATTAGGAAGGAGGTACCCCGTGGACCAGGATACCTTGCAGGTGATGCTAAGGGAAGCG contains:
- a CDS encoding helix-turn-helix domain-containing protein, whose protein sequence is MGGKFEGKVKITEELLFDEEFIAELKRRRETLGVSATRFARMLGLRPHWVLRVEQGKDYLARKPYYLVKRYLRALGFDE
- a CDS encoding RNA-guided endonuclease InsQ/TnpB family protein; translated protein: MHKLLHIIPYTTIVHENLNIQALSRSRLSKGVLDAGWAQFLQILAYKAEEAGRRVVGVDPQHTSQDCPVCGHREKRPLWVREFTCPGCGTPLHRDVAAALNVLARAWTGPSGMGTAWAVPWSRAKPVSWEPRSLGLQSEESSQDQGEGGERHGRKVRGQGQDHGGTPL